In Leptotrichia sp. oral taxon 215 str. W9775, one genomic interval encodes:
- a CDS encoding ABC transporter ATP-binding protein, with product MEEILNENMGNVASNKTGYVFECRNLSKSYGYETALNSINLSLERGKIIGLLGPNGSGKTTLIKLANNLLTPSSGLVLINGNKPGVETKKVVSYLPDKNYLDDSQNINSILRLFKDFYADFNEEKALSMLSDLKIDPRRRFKYLSKGNKEKVQLILVMSRDADLYLLDEPIAGVDPVAREYILDTIIKNYNRRGTIIISTHLIADVERVLDEVIFINKGDILLHESAEHIKSAHNKSIDEYFREVFK from the coding sequence ATGGAAGAAATTTTAAATGAAAATATGGGGAATGTTGCATCAAACAAAACTGGATATGTTTTTGAATGTAGAAATTTGTCAAAAAGTTATGGATATGAAACTGCCCTCAACAGCATCAATCTTTCTCTTGAAAGAGGAAAAATCATAGGGCTTCTTGGACCAAACGGAAGTGGAAAAACAACTCTTATAAAACTTGCAAACAATCTTCTTACGCCTTCTTCAGGACTTGTTCTTATAAATGGGAATAAACCTGGAGTGGAAACAAAAAAAGTTGTTTCGTATCTGCCTGACAAAAATTATCTTGATGATTCACAGAACATCAATTCAATATTGAGACTTTTTAAGGATTTCTATGCAGATTTCAATGAAGAGAAAGCTCTCTCAATGCTTTCAGATCTTAAAATCGACCCTAGAAGAAGATTCAAATACCTTTCAAAAGGAAATAAGGAAAAGGTTCAGCTTATTCTAGTAATGAGCAGGGATGCCGATCTTTATCTTCTGGATGAGCCTATTGCAGGAGTCGATCCGGTTGCAAGGGAATATATACTTGACACTATAATTAAAAATTACAACAGAAGAGGAACTATAATAATTTCAACACACTTGATTGCAGATGTTGAAAGGGTTCTGGATGAAGTTATTTTTATTAATAAGGGAGACATTCTCCTGCATGAAAGTGCAGAGCACATTAAATCTGCTCACAATAAAAGCATCGATGAATATTTCAGGGAGGTTTTCAAATGA
- a CDS encoding glycosyltransferase family 9 protein — protein MRILIIHTAFIGDIVLSTPLIQKIKDIYPESEIDYLTLPGNKSIISNNPNLRDIILYDKKGADKGIKGFFRILKIVKNNKYDLAVIPHRFIRSIMLAKMGGIKKISGFDVATGSFLLTDVRHYDMKKHEVERLLDLVDYNGERVPLGIYPSEEDYKKINEILNGRKYQNLITVAPGSQRPEKIWPMEKYDELIKRLTENKENLIAITGGKAEKSLKLDSINAKNVIDLRGEISLLEFAALLSKSDIVISNDSAPIHIGSAFEKPFVIGIFGPGKRGLGFFPWTEKSNVIEDNEFYENSITAIPEKQHAYSKEYYKGIPGITVDRVYGEVVKRLEEKNGK, from the coding sequence ATGAGAATATTAATAATTCATACGGCATTTATAGGGGATATTGTCCTGTCAACGCCGTTAATACAGAAAATAAAGGACATTTATCCTGAGTCTGAGATAGATTATCTTACATTGCCGGGAAATAAAAGTATTATAAGTAACAATCCAAATTTAAGGGATATAATACTTTATGATAAAAAAGGAGCAGATAAGGGAATAAAGGGATTTTTCAGAATTCTGAAAATTGTAAAAAATAATAAATATGATCTGGCAGTTATTCCACACAGATTTATAAGATCAATAATGCTTGCAAAAATGGGAGGAATAAAGAAAATATCAGGATTTGATGTGGCAACAGGTTCATTCCTTCTGACTGATGTGAGACACTATGACATGAAAAAGCATGAAGTGGAAAGGCTGCTTGACCTTGTTGATTATAATGGGGAAAGAGTACCTTTAGGAATATATCCTTCAGAAGAAGACTATAAGAAAATAAATGAAATATTAAATGGAAGGAAATACCAGAATCTGATAACAGTTGCCCCTGGAAGCCAGAGACCTGAAAAAATATGGCCAATGGAAAAATATGATGAACTGATAAAGAGACTTACTGAAAATAAGGAAAATCTGATTGCAATAACAGGTGGAAAAGCTGAAAAAAGCTTGAAGTTAGATTCTATAAACGCTAAAAATGTAATAGATTTGAGGGGAGAGATTTCACTGCTTGAATTTGCGGCATTACTTTCAAAATCAGATATAGTAATAAGCAATGACAGTGCCCCTATTCATATAGGAAGTGCATTTGAAAAGCCATTTGTTATAGGGATTTTTGGACCGGGAAAAAGAGGATTAGGATTTTTCCCATGGACAGAAAAAAGTAATGTAATAGAAGACAATGAATTTTACGAAAATAGCATTACTGCCATTCCTGAGAAGCAGCATGCATACTCAAAGGAATATTATAAAGGAATACCGGGAATAACAGTTGACAGGGTGTATGGAGAAGTAGTAAAGAGATTGGAAGAGAAAAATGGAAAATAA
- a CDS encoding capsular polysaccharide synthesis protein, with protein MENNRIKFSNSKFYEINRMLNKKPWKYIYKELMPKSLYKRIQTKMDFLQQEAVAESWDRIIEAYFEGKTEKIEVFPKKNLAGRKIIWQYWGTGWEYGKLPDIVKLCYKSADKYKGNYEIIRLDNENMKEYIEFPEFVMEKIENGNMGYTHFSDLLRLALLDSYGGVWLDASILMTGSLSEYSASAGIENKGYFMFQRSDSTENKEFWEKLNSDYFSWDKRNKVRVLNSVIFSEKNNKMIHSLLELMLTFWKNESEIPHYFFFQILYHELAGKYMPEEKCKIIDDTLPHILFSRWNKRFSEMELSRITDKTSIHKLTQKGISKGNCIPDSFYDYFNKKFDV; from the coding sequence ATGGAAAATAATAGAATAAAGTTTTCAAATTCAAAATTTTACGAAATAAACAGAATGCTGAATAAAAAGCCATGGAAGTATATATACAAGGAACTGATGCCAAAATCTCTTTATAAGCGTATACAGACAAAGATGGATTTTTTACAGCAGGAGGCAGTGGCTGAAAGCTGGGACAGGATAATAGAAGCATATTTTGAGGGAAAAACTGAGAAAATTGAAGTTTTTCCAAAGAAAAATCTTGCTGGAAGGAAAATAATATGGCAGTACTGGGGAACAGGATGGGAATACGGAAAACTGCCTGATATTGTGAAACTGTGTTATAAGTCGGCTGATAAATATAAAGGAAATTATGAAATTATAAGACTTGATAATGAAAATATGAAGGAATATATTGAATTTCCTGAATTTGTTATGGAAAAGATTGAAAATGGAAACATGGGATATACTCATTTCAGTGATTTACTAAGGCTGGCTTTACTTGATTCTTATGGTGGTGTATGGCTGGATGCTTCAATTTTAATGACAGGTTCATTATCTGAGTATTCTGCTTCTGCTGGAATTGAAAATAAAGGATATTTCATGTTTCAGCGTTCAGACAGTACTGAAAATAAAGAATTCTGGGAAAAGCTGAACAGTGATTATTTTTCCTGGGATAAAAGAAATAAAGTTAGAGTTTTGAACAGCGTTATTTTTTCTGAAAAAAACAATAAGATGATACATTCCCTGCTGGAGTTAATGCTCACATTCTGGAAAAATGAAAGCGAAATACCTCATTATTTTTTCTTTCAGATACTTTACCATGAACTGGCAGGAAAGTATATGCCTGAAGAAAAATGTAAAATTATAGACGATACATTGCCTCATATCCTTTTTAGCAGATGGAATAAAAGATTTTCTGAAATGGAACTTAGCAGAATTACAGATAAGACAAGTATTCATAAACTGACTCAGAAGGGAATATCAAAGGGAAATTGTATTCCAGATTCGTTTTATGATTATTTTAATAAAAAATTTGATGTATAA
- the yibB gene encoding protein YibB produces the protein MVSEKTKPISIVTAFFDIGRGEIGEGYPDYLRRTNDTYFEHFSRLAALENEMVVFTSEEHRDRIDALREGKPTKIIVIELKKKFRRQIKAIEKVQKSEEFRSRVNKDMLINIEYWSPEYVLINNLKTYFVNYAIRKKLVSGELVAWVDFGYIRDMETLNGIKCWKYDFDKEKIHLFTIRKKHPLNSMEDVYSAIFNNAVYIIGGSLVGSPKKWKEFYKLLRNNQNELLKENVIDDDQGLYMMSIFKRPELFKLNYLGKDRWFHLFRKYDKTIKMSLFERIKDFF, from the coding sequence ATGGTAAGTGAAAAAACAAAGCCAATAAGCATAGTTACTGCATTTTTTGATATAGGAAGAGGAGAAATAGGTGAAGGGTATCCTGACTATCTGAGAAGAACAAATGATACGTATTTTGAACACTTTTCAAGGCTTGCAGCACTGGAAAATGAAATGGTTGTTTTCACTTCTGAAGAACATAGGGACAGGATTGATGCACTTAGGGAAGGAAAGCCTACAAAAATAATTGTAATAGAGCTTAAGAAGAAATTTAGAAGACAGATAAAAGCAATAGAAAAAGTCCAGAAAAGTGAAGAGTTTAGAAGCAGAGTAAATAAAGACATGCTTATAAATATAGAGTACTGGTCTCCGGAATATGTGCTTATAAATAATCTGAAAACCTATTTTGTCAATTATGCAATAAGAAAAAAACTTGTATCTGGAGAACTTGTAGCATGGGTTGATTTTGGATATATAAGGGATATGGAGACGCTTAATGGTATCAAATGCTGGAAATACGACTTTGACAAGGAAAAGATACACTTATTTACAATAAGGAAAAAACATCCTCTTAACAGTATGGAAGATGTATACAGTGCGATTTTTAATAATGCCGTATATATTATTGGAGGTTCACTTGTAGGAAGTCCTAAAAAATGGAAGGAATTTTACAAGCTGTTAAGAAATAATCAGAATGAGCTTTTAAAGGAAAATGTTATTGATGATGATCAGGGACTTTATATGATGAGTATATTCAAAAGACCTGAACTGTTTAAGCTGAACTATCTTGGAAAGGACAGATGGTTCCATCTTTTCAGAAAATATGATAAAACCATAAAGATGAGCCTGTTTGAAAGAATAAAGGATTTCTTTTGA
- a CDS encoding immunity 26/phosphotriesterase HocA family protein, whose protein sequence is MKLIFELNNEQRKYLGLIPVEEHWELVKFDNGIYYYFEDDIIRKEIKVSKNYYHESELNVKTSENRTMILPKTKRGKIKKFNYTATQSFSPFGTYFTFSTDGVIIANYTSQRTYYSETFTEKEKISLDDLKKWLDKWMKETTEEDLEEIEEFKNAKRKHCKFNEGDFFAFKLSRREWCFGRILMDVSKLRKDENFEKNKNYGLAHLMGKPLIIKVYHKISDNKNIDLKELSKCLALPSQPIMDNIFYYGEAVILGNLPLKPEENDMFISVSESISGIDKNIAYLQYGLIYREIPLSDYEKLIKNLKIGPQTLRREGIGFVIDTYKLKECIEAKSNSPFWEKYKKRNVPDLKNPDHIELKRKIFKAFGLDADKTYEENLKMVEVK, encoded by the coding sequence ATGAAATTAATATTTGAACTTAATAATGAACAAAGAAAATATTTAGGACTTATTCCTGTGGAAGAACATTGGGAACTTGTAAAGTTTGACAATGGTATCTATTATTATTTTGAAGATGACATTATTAGAAAAGAAATAAAAGTTAGCAAAAATTATTATCATGAATCTGAATTAAATGTAAAGACATCAGAAAATCGTACAATGATACTTCCAAAAACTAAAAGGGGAAAAATAAAAAAGTTTAATTATACAGCAACTCAATCTTTTTCACCTTTTGGAACTTATTTTACTTTTTCAACTGATGGAGTGATTATTGCAAATTATACTTCACAAAGAACTTATTATTCAGAAACATTTACTGAAAAGGAAAAGATATCTCTTGATGATTTAAAAAAATGGTTAGATAAATGGATGAAAGAAACTACTGAAGAAGATTTAGAAGAAATAGAAGAATTTAAAAACGCTAAAAGAAAGCATTGTAAATTTAATGAAGGTGATTTCTTTGCTTTCAAACTCTCAAGAAGAGAATGGTGTTTTGGTAGAATTTTAATGGATGTTTCTAAACTAAGAAAAGATGAAAATTTTGAAAAGAATAAAAACTATGGTTTAGCTCATCTTATGGGAAAACCTTTAATAATAAAAGTCTATCATAAGATAAGTGATAATAAAAATATTGATTTGAAAGAATTATCTAAGTGTCTGGCATTGCCTTCACAACCTATTATGGATAATATTTTTTATTATGGAGAAGCTGTTATTTTGGGTAATTTACCTTTGAAACCTGAGGAAAATGATATGTTTATTTCAGTTAGTGAAAGTATAAGTGGTATAGATAAAAATATTGCATACTTACAATATGGACTTATATATAGGGAAATTCCTCTTTCTGATTATGAAAAACTCATTAAAAACTTAAAAATTGGTCCTCAAACTCTTAGAAGAGAAGGAATAGGTTTTGTAATAGATACTTATAAATTAAAAGAATGTATAGAAGCAAAGTCCAATTCTCCTTTCTGGGAAAAATATAAAAAGCGTAATGTACCTGATTTGAAAAATCCAGATCATATAGAACTGAAAAGAAAAATTTTTAAAGCCTTTGGCCTTGATGCAGATAAAACTTATGAGGAGAATTTAAAAATGGTGGAGGTTAAATAA
- a CDS encoding DUF2262 domain-containing protein produces MEKLQKIHEEILEGNMEILKDFPLPYCLSENKEDFVVLRKGRIVKEENRIKYFFPNSESSENDSIYCLIWGRKNEGSYGIGGTPVPDDFSVKEMEFSGDKLSLLSTEGEKIEAALKQFNKALQNIWRNFTMEELSNAFRTAPDTVLEEITKEKMPKTVTIKNFGKFTNNGELNIYKLVKEGIEYYFNAENKEELKKVKNIFSNIELTDFIKKAKEYSAHKLLELKNDSWLEEDEKEVTEKEFKERIKFAGLHIFSESANFYFDDDDLFWGHTIEVTVNQKLEFTNADIAG; encoded by the coding sequence ATGGAAAAACTTCAGAAAATTCATGAAGAAATATTAGAAGGAAATATGGAAATATTAAAAGATTTTCCTTTACCTTACTGCCTTTCTGAAAATAAGGAGGATTTTGTAGTTTTGAGAAAGGGAAGAATTGTAAAAGAAGAAAATCGTATAAAGTATTTTTTTCCAAACTCAGAAAGCAGTGAAAATGATTCGATATACTGTCTTATATGGGGGCGTAAAAATGAAGGAAGCTATGGTATAGGAGGAACACCGGTGCCAGATGATTTTTCTGTGAAAGAAATGGAATTTTCAGGCGATAAACTTTCTTTATTGAGTACAGAGGGAGAAAAAATAGAAGCCGCATTAAAACAGTTCAATAAGGCTTTGCAGAATATATGGAGAAATTTTACTATGGAAGAGCTGTCTAATGCTTTTAGGACTGCACCTGATACTGTTTTAGAGGAAATAACGAAAGAAAAAATGCCTAAGACAGTTACTATAAAAAATTTTGGTAAATTTACAAATAACGGGGAACTGAATATCTATAAATTAGTTAAGGAAGGCATTGAATATTATTTTAATGCTGAAAATAAGGAAGAACTCAAAAAAGTGAAAAATATTTTTTCAAATATAGAACTTACAGACTTTATAAAAAAAGCCAAAGAATATTCAGCTCATAAACTGCTTGAATTAAAAAATGATTCCTGGTTGGAAGAAGATGAAAAGGAAGTTACAGAAAAAGAGTTTAAAGAAAGAATAAAATTTGCAGGTCTTCATATATTCAGTGAATCGGCTAATTTCTATTTTGACGATGATGATTTGTTCTGGGGGCATACTATTGAAGTTACTGTCAATCAGAAGTTAGAGTTTACAAATGCGGATATAGCGGGTTAG
- a CDS encoding O-antigen ligase: MKKLNLTGYFLTLLFPVMLFLSYKGEQTLSYLIMLIFLLSMLFRKNRSALKTLVDGKIAAGLLIFVLSPFIISLLSGGIVSRVDSNHYLYWLIFFPLVFYIDNENKLWNFIKAFLAGGTISLIITLVIFIKNYEEWAHPKGFEYPRIFFALQTQDFANIMSILLLFLLSFILFYRNEDKGKNTWIKLFLTGVFLLDLFIIIANRSKMVYVSLFLPLIYILYKRNKVYILGFIAASVSGFFLLPKSITDRLQYIIKYKQDPSSYLRVMFWDAAISSFKKSPIFGMATKERIAFNMNHFKEKGVLNYIETNYGLDPVGITNTHNMYLHHIANYGIAGVIPLVYFLFVIIPLRLVKLNFKKTKNRVHSGYIALEIGLKSSYIAYLIQGLTEYNLNKKPMIFTLAIMLAILNFMYKKLKK, from the coding sequence ATGAAAAAATTGAATTTAACAGGGTATTTCCTTACACTTCTGTTTCCAGTTATGTTATTTTTATCGTATAAAGGGGAACAGACTCTCAGTTATCTGATAATGCTAATATTTTTACTCAGCATGTTGTTCAGGAAAAATAGAAGTGCCCTAAAAACTTTAGTTGATGGAAAAATAGCGGCAGGGTTATTAATCTTTGTCCTTTCACCCTTTATAATTTCCCTTTTAAGTGGTGGAATAGTTTCAAGGGTGGACAGCAACCACTACTTATACTGGTTAATATTTTTCCCGTTAGTTTTTTACATAGACAATGAAAATAAATTATGGAATTTTATAAAAGCTTTCCTTGCAGGGGGAACAATTTCACTGATTATAACTTTAGTAATTTTTATAAAAAATTATGAGGAATGGGCTCATCCGAAAGGTTTTGAATATCCGAGAATATTTTTTGCCCTTCAGACTCAGGATTTTGCAAACATTATGTCTATTCTGCTGTTATTCCTGCTGTCATTTATTCTGTTTTACAGAAATGAAGATAAAGGAAAAAATACATGGATAAAATTATTTCTTACAGGAGTTTTTCTGCTTGATTTATTTATAATCATAGCAAACAGGTCAAAAATGGTGTATGTATCACTTTTTTTGCCTTTAATATATATTCTGTATAAAAGGAACAAGGTTTACATTCTAGGATTTATTGCAGCTTCTGTCAGCGGATTTTTCCTTCTGCCAAAATCAATTACCGATAGATTGCAGTACATTATCAAATATAAGCAGGATCCTTCAAGCTACCTGCGTGTAATGTTCTGGGATGCGGCTATTTCTTCATTCAAAAAAAGTCCAATATTCGGTATGGCCACAAAGGAAAGAATTGCCTTCAATATGAATCATTTCAAGGAAAAGGGTGTTTTAAACTATATTGAAACTAACTATGGTCTTGATCCTGTAGGAATTACAAATACACACAACATGTATCTTCACCATATTGCAAATTATGGAATTGCAGGAGTTATCCCGTTAGTTTACTTTCTGTTTGTTATTATTCCTTTAAGACTTGTAAAGCTTAATTTCAAAAAAACAAAGAATAGAGTTCATTCAGGGTATATTGCCCTTGAGATAGGACTGAAATCTTCTTATATAGCTTACCTTATTCAGGGACTGACAGAGTATAACCTTAATAAAAAACCAATGATTTTCACCCTTGCAATAATGCTTGCAATACTGAATTTTATGTATAAAAAGCTGAAAAAATAA
- a CDS encoding glycosyltransferase, with product MSALKLSIIVPVYNVEKYVEKCLESLCGLRIENEIIVVNDGTKDSSLEIVERFKENHKNENIIIISQENQGLSEARNNGLKAAKGEYISFIDSDDFVDTENYEKFINEVIEDKVDIGIGRYKKIIEKNNGTELECVTEIRNYDKGEIRTGKEYFDIMYRNDMHGPEVWDDIFRREFLLENGIFFKKGRMHEDEIFTAETLLKASKVRFYGIYYYNYLQRENSIMSTKSLKNYQDMEKNINEIYDFMIAEKDSRTKKLLEDEIHRLYKIIIKHSKDYKEENAIFRKNYSKFLSEHGENKLKKIVTRIKKSIDKKIKKIKSS from the coding sequence ATGTCGGCTTTAAAATTGAGTATAATCGTACCTGTATACAACGTGGAAAAATATGTGGAAAAGTGTCTGGAGTCATTGTGCGGACTGAGGATAGAAAATGAAATTATAGTAGTAAATGACGGAACTAAAGACAGCTCACTTGAAATAGTGGAAAGATTTAAGGAAAATCACAAAAATGAAAATATAATAATCATATCCCAGGAAAATCAGGGACTGAGCGAAGCCAGAAATAATGGTCTTAAAGCAGCAAAAGGAGAATATATTTCCTTTATAGACAGTGATGATTTTGTGGATACGGAAAATTATGAAAAGTTTATAAATGAAGTTATAGAAGACAAGGTAGACATTGGAATAGGAAGATATAAAAAGATTATTGAGAAAAATAACGGAACTGAACTTGAATGTGTGACAGAAATAAGAAATTATGATAAGGGAGAAATAAGAACAGGAAAAGAATATTTTGATATAATGTACAGGAACGACATGCATGGACCGGAAGTATGGGATGATATTTTCAGGAGGGAATTTCTGCTGGAAAACGGCATATTTTTTAAGAAGGGCAGAATGCATGAAGATGAGATTTTTACAGCTGAAACTCTTTTAAAGGCATCAAAAGTGAGATTTTATGGAATTTATTATTATAACTATTTGCAGCGTGAAAACAGCATCATGTCAACAAAATCCCTGAAAAACTATCAGGATATGGAAAAAAATATAAATGAAATTTATGATTTTATGATTGCTGAAAAAGACAGCAGGACAAAAAAGCTGCTGGAAGATGAAATTCACAGGCTCTATAAGATTATAATAAAACATTCTAAGGATTATAAAGAGGAAAATGCCATTTTTAGAAAAAATTACAGTAAATTTCTTTCTGAACATGGTGAAAATAAATTGAAAAAAATAGTAACAAGAATAAAGAAAAGCATAGACAAGAAGATTAAAAAAATAAAATCTTCATAA
- a CDS encoding glycosyltransferase, with protein MKLSIIIPVYNTEKYIKQCIESVTAIKDIETEIIAVNDGSTDSSKDILEEYTEKNDRIKVITQKNQGASAARNTGIKASTGDYIYFLDSDDWIDTVSFEKIIKELENDYKNGEKIDIVVGKEKAYSEFTKEEVLDERIPRELIGKVVSGKEYMIKSIRGKFWNVRLPIYLYSRKLLTDNGIYFPAGRKSNEDEVFSIDVFYHAEKLKITDEIFGYYRARSGSIMSVLNITHAEDIFENAKELIKRYRNEKNSETKEIIFYMIKRYYKSSMRKSVQCGRNDVFKKIYRQFRKDCKDYLFKIKSKKFENVELYILYYTGGIFYTGGNFLKKIRNKFKVKRG; from the coding sequence ATGAAATTAAGTATTATAATACCTGTATATAATACAGAAAAATACATAAAGCAGTGTATCGAAAGTGTAACAGCCATAAAAGATATTGAAACTGAAATAATAGCGGTAAATGACGGCTCTACTGACAGCTCAAAGGATATACTTGAAGAATATACTGAAAAGAATGATAGAATAAAAGTCATAACACAGAAAAATCAGGGGGCAAGTGCCGCCAGAAATACAGGAATTAAAGCCAGTACAGGAGACTATATATATTTTCTTGACAGTGATGACTGGATTGATACGGTTTCATTTGAGAAAATAATAAAAGAGCTTGAAAATGACTATAAAAATGGAGAAAAAATAGACATTGTAGTCGGAAAGGAAAAAGCTTACAGCGAATTTACAAAGGAAGAAGTTCTGGATGAGAGAATTCCGAGGGAACTTATTGGTAAAGTAGTGTCAGGGAAGGAATACATGATAAAGTCAATCAGGGGAAAATTCTGGAATGTAAGGCTTCCGATATATCTGTACAGCAGAAAACTTCTTACAGATAACGGTATTTATTTTCCGGCAGGCAGAAAGTCCAATGAAGATGAAGTGTTTTCGATAGATGTGTTCTATCATGCGGAAAAGCTTAAAATAACTGATGAAATATTCGGATATTACAGGGCTAGAAGCGGAAGTATAATGTCTGTACTGAATATAACCCATGCAGAAGATATTTTTGAAAATGCTAAGGAGCTTATTAAAAGATACAGAAATGAAAAGAACTCTGAAACAAAAGAAATAATATTTTACATGATAAAAAGATACTACAAAAGCTCAATGAGAAAATCTGTCCAGTGTGGAAGAAATGACGTATTTAAAAAAATATACCGTCAATTCAGGAAAGACTGCAAAGATTATCTTTTCAAGATAAAATCAAAAAAATTTGAGAATGTGGAACTGTATATATTGTACTATACAGGAGGAATATTTTACACAGGAGGAAATTTTCTGAAAAAAATCAGAAACAAGTTTAAAGTGAAAAGAGGATAA